The Cerasicoccus sp. TK19100 genome includes the window CGGCTCGACTTATCATGTCGAAATGCCGTCGTTAAAAAAGCAGTGTAGGGCAAATCAAGGACGCCGACGCTATCACCCAGCCTAAGGAACCTTGATTGTGTCCAGGGCTTCCACGCTGGCGTAGGGAACGAAGCCGAGTGCGCGTTGCTTGGCGTAGCCGTCGGCGATGCAGGTGGGCTTCGTGGCGTAGTCCACTCCCAGCACGAGCTTACCGGCCTGGCGGATGGCAACGGCGTTGTCGCGATTCTCCTGGCACCAGTCTTCGTCCGCGGGTTGATTGTGCGCGATGTAGAAGACGGACTCCAAGCCCAGGCCATCAATGGCGTTGATGTATTGCTGGTTGGGTTGCGGCGTCCAGTAAGACCACGTGTAAAGCTCCGGGCAGTTCTGCGGGACGATCTTGAAATCGGGGTTCCGGCTCTTGGCGTACTCGGAGATGCGCGCGATCAGGGCCACCATGCGGCGGGCGCGTTCTTCGGAGCTGAGGCCGGTATTGGGGATCTCCGCGTAGGTGGTGACCA containing:
- a CDS encoding endo alpha-1,4 polygalactosaminidase, translated to MAFVAIASNAFAGERDWASVKSWVYQLCNYQDDRLDAIAATDFDLAVIDLTRDGESGYFERQEIEALKASGKIVLAYFEIGAIEDYRPEWDAVPQELKAGKVGGWPKEQYVKFWDERWWPVVQGRIDQALKAGFDGAYLDMVTTYAEIPNTGLSSEERARRMVALIARISEYAKSRNPDFKIVPQNCPELYTWSYWTPQPNQQYINAIDGLGLESVFYIAHNQPADEDWCQENRDNAVAIRQAGKLVLGVDYATKPTCIADGYAKQRALGFVPYASVEALDTIKVP